DNA from Rhodothermales bacterium:
CAGGGTCGGATAGATGTAGGCGATGCGTCCCGGGTACGAGCGGCCGGGGAAGTAGGCCAGGGTGATCGCCACAGGCTGGCCCACGCGGATCCAGGGGAGTTCGTTTTCGAAGAGGCTGGCGTTTACCCACACGTCGCCGAGGTCGGCGATCTGGAAGAGATTGGCGCCGGCCTCGATGTAAGCCCCTTCCACTACGTTTTTCTCGATGACCACCCCGTCCGCCGCTGCGAGCAGGGGAAGGGTCTTTCGAACCTCTCCCGTCTCGGCGAGTCGATCGATATATTGAGAAGGGATGTCCCAGTATTCAAGTCGTTTGCGCGCCGAGGCGAGCAGCTGCGCGGCGTCCTGCCGGAGGTAGTCGGGCGCACCGACAGGCAACGCCCGTTCATGTTGCATTGCGAGAACGAACTCGTTCTGGGTAGCGACGAGTTCAGGGGAATACAGTTCGAGCAGCGGCCGGCCCTTCTCCATCTGCTCGCCAACGGACTCGACATGCAGGCGCTCGATCCAGCCCGATAGCTTGGTGGTTACCTGGTGGAGACCTTCCTGGTCGTATTCGACCGATCCAACGGCTCGAATCGTCCGTGAAAAGTCGGTACGCGTCACGGTGACCGTCCGCACGTTCATGTTTTGAACGACTCGGGGATCGATCGAGACCAGCGTCCCCTCGGGTTGCTCCAACTCATCTTCGTAGACCGGGACGAGATCCATGCCCATCGTCGATTTGCCGGGGCCGTCGTAGAGGGTATTCGGGTCCATCGGATCCCACCAGTAGGCGATGGGCCGATCCGGCTCCGGGGCGGGAGGGCGGCTCGGTAGGATCATGGACTGGTGCCGCCCGAGTTGATAACCGGCGAACGCCAGGAGCAAGGCGGCAACCAGGGCGAGGACGATCGCGAGGGGCTTTTTCATGGGATGATACCGGAAAGCGGCGTACGACGGATCACCGCCGCGCGCGTTTCGAGGGAAACGGTTCCGAGGACGCGTTCGAGGACGGCATACGCCAGGAGGTAGTCCACGAAGGTTTCTTCGTAGGTGACGCGAAGACCGAACGACGCACGTTCAGCTTCCAGGAGATCGAGAAACGAAGCACTGCCGGAGGAATACCCGGTTAGCGCGGCCTGCCGGGTAGCTTCGGCTTGCGGTAAAAGGGCATTACGCAGAAGCGCAAGCTGGTTGTTATGTTGCTCAATCTCATGCAAGGCCTCGTCGAGGTGGGTTTCGATCGCGATCGTCACGGCTTCCGCCTGTGCCCGAACACGGGAGCTTCCCAGCCGTGCTTCTTGCAGGCGAGCGCGAATACGGCCGCGCTGGATCGGCAGGACAGCCGTGACGCCCAACTCAAGCGCATCCCTTCCCATGGCGCCCGGCGGGTCCGCCGCCGCCGCGATATCGAAATAGGTGACGACGACGCCCAGTTCGGGCAGCGCCGTGCGTCGTGCGAGTTCGACGGCTTTGAGGGAACGTCGTTCGGCGGTTGCAATGGCGCCAACTTCGGGCCGCAGGGCACGAGCCAGCACAAGCAGGGAGTCCCTCGGCGGCAGGGGAGGAGGCGGATTCGGCTGGGCGGTCCCCTGTGGGGCGGCCGGGCTATTTGAGAGCCGGCGCAGGGTCTCGCGTGCGGCCAGCGCTTCGTGTTCCAGCGTGTAGCGGCGCGTGTTCAGCGACGCGCGCTCGAGTTGCGCCTGCAGGATGGCCTGTTGGGAGCCGCGGCCGGCTTCATACAGCGCGCGGGCCGTGCCCTCGAACGCCCGGAGACGGACCGTGAAGTCGT
Protein-coding regions in this window:
- a CDS encoding efflux RND transporter periplasmic adaptor subunit; amino-acid sequence: MKKPLAIVLALVAALLLAFAGYQLGRHQSMILPSRPPAPEPDRPIAYWWDPMDPNTLYDGPGKSTMGMDLVPVYEDELEQPEGTLVSIDPRVVQNMNVRTVTVTRTDFSRTIRAVGSVEYDQEGLHQVTTKLSGWIERLHVESVGEQMEKGRPLLELYSPELVATQNEFVLAMQHERALPVGAPDYLRQDAAQLLASARKRLEYWDIPSQYIDRLAETGEVRKTLPLLAAADGVVIEKNVVEGAYIEAGANLFQIADLGDVWVNASLFENELPWIRVGQPVAITLAYFPGRSYPGRIAYIYPTLGEVARDVQVRIVVPNPDRSLMPGMYANVQIEGVAIPDALVVPSEAILRSGARAIAFVRRDVGSFEPREVELGQESDAHPTLVRVLSGLVEGEEVVISAQFLLDSESRLQEAIARLRSAPRDTASSTDAGASHLH
- a CDS encoding TolC family protein, with amino-acid sequence MAMPRYFPSLWWLVPLWALLAPASLTAQEPPADTSAVLDLADLLRALEAGNPELTAHWIETEALGTRRRQVTAWPDPMAMVAYQPYPMLTAHGAQRSQWRIEQAVPYPGTRRVLGDLADLEASIAADETRTLALDLGLDLKRAYFTLYRTQQLLPLIDDFTVRLRAFEGTARALYEAGRGSQQAILQAQLERASLNTRRYTLEHEALAARETLRRLSNSPAAPQGTAQPNPPPPLPPRDSLLVLARALRPEVGAIATAERRSLKAVELARRTALPELGVVVTYFDIAAAADPPGAMGRDALELGVTAVLPIQRGRIRARLQEARLGSSRVRAQAEAVTIAIETHLDEALHEIEQHNNQLALLRNALLPQAEATRQAALTGYSSGSASFLDLLEAERASFGLRVTYEETFVDYLLAYAVLERVLGTVSLETRAAVIRRTPLSGIIP